The following coding sequences are from one Diabrotica virgifera virgifera chromosome 2, PGI_DIABVI_V3a window:
- the LOC114328635 gene encoding FK506-binding protein 5-like, producing the protein MSQTCDKKSLIPSTGDESDDLQTLKYCFVKTNTDSECEATIEIEMQERDAQENEKHDFRNEDNSATEIIKSVQELNLESDVNPPIEHQTISDGIEDVKATNEDEEIVDDKTNQESKLIRKKIEHEDEEIVKTISDGIEDVKATNEDEEIVDDKTNQESKLIRKKIEHEDEEIVKAKINQESELIKKKIEHEDEEIGDAKISYENELIKKKIEHEDEEIGDPKISYENELIKKKIEHEDEEMVDAKINQESELVKKKIEREDEEIVDAKVNQENNLIKKRAEHEDEDSDENNEVEVIKKGSKFNYLNCIKGSKKKYSFNVNNRLSNKAVERHKQIVDATTNDETSSLSQHDSALTKAAENKRSKSKIKKNVEITVDKNKDEKEKPKYPDPRPSYTIWYNYVYAIVVFILLILAIWLCRNMIAKMSPSLRFWLIVIPVFILFPALMD; encoded by the exons ATGAGTCAGACCTgcgataaaaaatctttaataccGTCTACAGGTGATGAGAGTGACGATTTGCAAACTCTTAAATATTGTTTTGTAAAAACCAATACAGATTCTGAGTGTGAAGCTACAATAGAAATTGAGATGCAAGAAAGGGATGCACAAGAGAATGAGAAACATGATTTTAGAAATGAAG ATAATTCTGCGACCGAAATAATAAAATCTGTTCAAGAATTAAATTTAGAAAGTGATGTAAATCCACCAATTGAACATCAGACTATAAGCGATGGTATTGAAGACGTAAAAGCtactaatgaagatgaagaaatcGTGGACGATAAAACTAATCAAGAGAGTAAGTTAATTAGGAAAAAAATAGAACATGAAGATGAAGAGATAGTGAAGACTATAAGCGATGGTATTGAAGACGTAAAAGCtactaatgaagatgaagaaatcGTGGACGATAAAACTAATCAAGAGAGTAAGTTAATTAGGAAAAAAATAGAACATGAAGATGAAGAGATAGTGAAGGCAAAAATTAATCAAGAGAGTGAgttgattaagaaaaaaatagaacATGAAGATGAAGAGATCGGGGACGCTAAAATCAGTTACGAGAATGAgttgattaagaaaaaaatagaacATGAAGATGAAGAGATCGGGGACCCTAAAATCAGTTACGAGAATGAgttgattaagaaaaaaatagaacATGAAGATGAAGAGATGGTGGACGCTAAAATTAACCAGGAGAGTGAGTTGGTTAAGAAAAAAATAGAACGTGAAGATGAAGAGATTGTGGATGCTAAAGTTAATCAAGAAAATAACTTGATTAAGAAACGAGCGGAACATGAGGATGAAGATTCCGATGAAAATAACGAAGTGGAAGTAATTAAAAAAGGCTCAAAGTTTAACTATTTAAATTGTATAAAAGGATCAAAAAAGAAGTACTCTTTTAATGTAAATAATAGACTCTCGAACAAAGCAGTAGAAAGACACAAACAAATAGTAGATGCAACAACAAATGATGAAACATCTAGCTTAAGCCAACATGATAGTGCTCTAACAAAAGCCGCTGAGAACAAAAGATCAAaatcaaaaataaagaaaaatgtagAAATTACCGTTGACAAAAATAAAGATGaaaaggaaaaaccaaaatatcCAGATCCAAGACCAAGTTACACCATTTGGTACAATTATGTTTATGCCATTGTAGTTTTTATTCTTTTGATTCTCGCAATATGGCTATGTCGCAATATGATTGCAAAA